From the genome of Oryza glaberrima chromosome 1, OglaRS2, whole genome shotgun sequence:
gcCACGCTGATCTGGTGATACCCAGAGTAGGCATCTAGAAAACACAAAAGGTCGCTCCCCGCAGTGGATTCGACTATCTGATCTATGCGTGGTAGAGGGAAGGGATCTTtagggcatgccttgttgaggtccgtGTAGTCGATGCACATCCGGAGCTTGCCGTTGGCCTTCGGGACGACCACCGGGTTCGCCAGCCACTTCGGATGGataatgtcacgcccagaaattcactagtaatttccgaactaatttgtgcatgaaatcctcgtccagaaatcagccgaggtacacaaactgacaatttaatatacagattcatcataataataacgttacatacttataaaagaaaagaaaacaacagcggaattacggtctagtgaagctccggctccactcccacaggcagctcaactggggtataagccaaacgtcttctccttcgcaacttgtcttcaactgaggtttgattgattattgcaaggtgagcatatgacatactcaacaagccacacaacaaatatgcaagtgcacaaggataccaaagaatggcataatatagggcttatttgcaaaagcagcatttagcaaacatttgagatttgtaaaaatagtagagtaattaatcatcaatattaatcaacactgaacagcacacccatgctgcacaggcccaaccatcctgaacaaccatacccggctgtatagatctatctccaaaccagaaatgtaccattccaaaccaggagctaattaaattattaccagttatagcatcatttattatggtgaaaagtgtgagactaatcacgaaagacattgttagacctgcccataaccgcgggcacgactatttgaatagttttactctggccagaggtgtaccactgtacctacaagacacagctccacgacatgtcaccatgcgcctcaataccaccacggtaccttggaaaggagctgtgacagtacccctcgcataacacaatccaccacagcgcaccgttcctggatcataatcacccccttataaaacaaggcatggactccccagcgacccccgtgggcttatctccgtcACTTCTCAGTCtagtgccccgcaatgaaccatgcaatacaaaaggtaaagccgttgcccacgctggcttgtggttggcacggttaatgtttcacaaccgaaactcgtgaaccggtccttaattgtcatgagcacgaccatcaaaaccatgtgctcacaacccaccattaatcatattttaattatcaattaattatcataacacgattgaccatcgtgagctaccattaaatataaccataaataataatgtagtatgattcatcccattaatgaactaatgtttctaagcacggctaagcaattatatatatagcatttagctgaaccaatccattatataaggtccaagctaataaatttattacccataggaaaataaagtcatcttcggccataattaattgggaaaggctcaccacccgatgacattcgaaaataatgcataagttgaaataaaacattagctttaaacaggttcaacatgctcaaagggttgtttgggatttgtgtgacttgccttgagcttccgcaaacgcttccgaaccttcctcaacgaaaacgctctccttcGGAatgtcggaaactaaagcaaaagaacaaaatcaacaaaacaatacaaaaacaagcataaacagtacatgtggatatttttaacatgtagatctcgattttagatgaatttagcgacttgaaccactcgaatccgagttacgatgatttagttatgaatttccgaagtttaatcaatTTTCATCTAATCCAGAAAATTATTACGAATTAAATAAAAGATTTATGACGTcacgatgacgtcatcgccggccTAGCACTGGACGACGCGGCCACCGGCTATAGAGAGCTCGACCGGGCTCACCGAGGACAACAACGCGAAGAGGATGatgacgcgaactcaccggtacaAAGAACAATGACGGATGACAACGAACGACGACCGGCGACAAGGTtcgacggcggctcggctcggttcgggtcctcgacggcgacggtgctccgatGGTCTTCGGTGGCTGcgaaggggtggacggggtgctCCTTCACCGTGCGAacccggtggcggcgacggatgGCGACGATGGCTATGGTAGTGGAACGGCAACGACTTGGCACGCACGAGTAGTAGCAGCATGGTTGTAGCAGGGAGTGGCACAGCGACGGCTAGGCGGCTAGCGCAGCGGCGACGCTAGGGCAGCAGCTAAgcgtggcacggcggcggctactcGACGACAAAAACGAGAGATTAAAAACTAAACCTAGGGAACACGGATAGAAGTCTCACCGAACCAAAGCgatcggagagagagatgacGACGGTGACCCGACGGCAACACATGGAGACGACAACGATGCTAGACAAACAACGGATTAGATTGAATTAAGACCCTAGGGATAAAGTATACCGGTGAATGACATaggagcggcggttgccggggaaccacggcacaataatgcaaacggagggcaccaggAGAAAGAGGAGGCAACAGCGATgcttaccaacacttacgcaGCGATGAACGGCAAAGGAGATGGCCGGCGATGACTTTCCGGCGATCTTCGGCGGATGACAGATGGCGGACGGGCTTCTCCTCGCAGCTGCGAATCCaatggagacgacggcgaccgaaggcgacgacggaCGGCGCGGCTGGAGGAATGGCGGCGCTCCGGTTCACGATGACGGCCAATCTCCGGTTGGATTTGGCGCAAAAGAACCAGCGGCCGGGATAGAGCTCAACTTTGCGGAGCCGAGGGAGGTGGTGGAGCTGATCGGCGACGGccgaggcgacggcgcacggcggctggaACGGCtaccggcggcggagagagaaggAGCTCGCGGGGAGGGCGATTCCGACGACGGCGGAAGATGAGACATGAGGGGATAggtagaggacgactagggggtcctttATATAGGCACGGGAGCTCGGGTCCGAGCCCAAATCGACGGGAAAACTcgggaaagtctagggttctcGCCGGAATAAGGAAAGATTGAATcgcgaaattggaaaggatttccatagaaacttttggggatttcttggggaaaaggaagaggagattgagaggattccattcccgcaactaatttggaaaaaggagcAACGAGGTGGCCGAattggtgggaggaggcggcacgGCTGCACAGGCTTGGGACGGCTCGGTCTCTGTCTGGAGGTTGAAGATAGAGTACTGTAGCGCCAGGGATCTGGAGGTTGAAGATAGAGTACTGTAGCGCCAGGGAGGTCAAACAGACTTCTCTGCGGGCTGAGAGGAGAGAATGgaatgggctgaattcggcccaagactaggaagaggattattattactttttcaaataaattaactaatgagatgatctttcaattgttaaaaatacttccaatgctcaaataattccaagaaaaatcttgaacatacatgaacactcaaagtatttattaaaattgaaaccagatcatttaatgattaatttaacatgtgaataattactggaatgttctttgtattattaaaattaggaattgagctccgaaaaatccaagaaaatttcagagagtataattaatcatggagaacttaatacaaattaaatccatccatgctttatatttaggaaattttatttcccacatttaacttcacttgtaaattaatgaacatttaatataaattctattaataatttattaaataatttataaatcctaaaacggaAATTCAGGTTGTGACAGATAACCTCGTGGATGAAGTCAGCCTCCAGGAGCCGCGCCACTTCCTCTCGGATGAAGGCCTGTCGCTCCGGGGCCTGACgctcgatcacctccctggggaccctgGGCATGTCCGATGGCTTCCATGCGAAGACGTCAGAATTTGCCCGCAGGAAGgagatgagcgcgctttcctatttggcGTCCAAGGTTCCGCCAATTTTGGCGGTCTTGGACGGATCATCGCCAAGGGGGATCTCCTTGACGGGCACCTCATCAGCCGAGGTGAGGCGCTTTTTGCAGGCGTGGGACACGGAGGCCTCCGGGGCCTGAGGCTCTGTGGCCACCGCCAGGCTGTCGGTGCGTTGCTCCGCGCAGGCGAGGGTGACTTTGACATCGCCAAAGACGGTGATGGGACTAGCAGGGCCCGGCATCTTCATCTGGAGGTAGGCGTAGTGGgtggcggccatgaacttcaccaaTGCAGGTCTGCCCAGGACCGCGTTGTAGGGCAGATTGAGGTCCACCACATCGAAGTCGATTCGCTCGGTACGGAAGTTGGTGGAGTCGCCAAAGGTTACTGTGAGCTCGACGTGGCCAAGTGGCCACGTGTGCCCCAAAGTCACGCCGATGATCGGCAGCGACGGCTGGAGCTTCATCCCTAGGGCCTTGAGTGCATCGAAGGCGGCTGGGGAGATGATGCTCAGGCTGGCCCCCCTATCAACCAGGACACACTTCATCCTGACGTTGTGAATGGTCGGGGAGACCACAAGGGCCAACTTCCCTTCTCGAGCAAGTACGGTCGGATGGTCGCTCTAGTCAAAGGTGAGCTTTACCTCCGACCAGCACGCCTTCCGAGCCGCCTCGTGCATCGGAACCACGGCCAGAAGCTCTCGCCTCATGGCCTTGAAGCCTTGGCGAGAGGCGTGAGCGCaagcccccctcccccccgtcGAGCGTGGCGACGGTCCCCTGAGGTATCTGGAAGTCCAAATCCTCACTGTCACCGCCATCATCGGCGGGGGCCTTGTTCTTAGCCTCCTCTCGCCGGTCACCAACTGAGGTCGCGGGGGCTTTGCCCTTCCGTTGACCCTGCCGCTTCTCCTCATCGGCCTTTCGAAACTGCTCGGCCAAATTCTTGATCGAGCGGCAGTCGGCGAGACTGTGTCGATAAGTGTTGTGCACCAAGCACCACTTGTCTGCCGACCGGCCCTCGCCGGATGGAGCAATGGAGCTCGGCTTGTCGCCGGTGGCCTTTCCCTTGCGTGGGGCCCGTGCAGGCCCATCAGCCGCAAGGACATGGCCCTCGTCATCGGAGCGGGCCGGTTTCCTTTTGCCTCTCCTATCTCGCCGCTTAGAGCGGGGGGCAGACTCGGGggtagccgcagccgccgcaccggTGCCGGGAGAGTACCaggcccacgcctcctccttccgagCCACCTTGTCCGCCAGCTCGAAGAGCTCGGCGGTGGTCTTGGGCTCCTTGGAGGCGATCTTCTCTAGCATGCGGTTATGCCGCACGCCATTCCGAAACGCATAAACGACCGCGTGGGCCGGAATGCATGGAATAGTGTTGCAGACCTGGCAGAAGCGTTGTATGTATGAACGGAGGGACTCGTTGTCCTTTCGCCGTACAGCGTGCAGGTCCGCCTCTTCTCCCGGGCGGGGATATGTGCCCTGGAAGTTCGTAACGAACTGCTAGCACAGATCTTCCCAAGAGTGGATGGAGTCGGGGGGCTGGGTCATCAACCAGCCGCGCGCCTGACTCTTGAGGGCCATGGGAAGTAATTCGCCATGACCCGGTCGTCGCCCCCTGCCGCCACGATAATTGTGGTGTAGATCTAGAGGAACTCGGAGGGATTGATGCTGCCATCATACTTCTCCATGAGGTTGGGACGAAACTTTGGGGGCCACTGGACATTCCGGAGACTCGCCACGAAGGCCCTACAACCTGTCCCTCCAGGGGTGAGCGTGGGGGGAGGGCCGCCTCGTGAGGAGGAACGTGGCGCTCCAGATGAGGAGGCGCCTTCCCCTATGCGGGTAGCTCAGCGCTCGTCCCGGCGTCGCTCGATGTTGATCCGAGCGTCCTGCTCCCCGTAGAGACCGTCATGACGCCTCCGGCTTCCCGAGGCTCCCGACGATGTTGGAGCCGTGGACCGCCTTCAGGCCGTGGCCGACCGACGGGCCCTCCTCCTTGCCGACGAGGAGAGGGTAACGGGGGTACGCGACGTACCGGTGGCGGCGGGTCGGCCGCCCGCGGCCAACTGCCGCTGGGCAGTGGTGACCAAGTTGGCCACATCGTCCAACCAGCGCTGAACAGGGGTTTCCGGCTCCGAGTTCACGGGGGGATGCCGCAGAAGGGCACCCACCGCCTAAAGCGCATCTCGGGGCGAGCCACTGTCACCGTAAGTGAGACGGCGTCGTGCCCTGACGCGTCGTGACCTCCCTCCGCCGAGGGGCGGGGAGTGGGCCGAACCACCCGAACGGGTGGGATCCTCCCTCCGCGAGGGCTCGCGgcggggaggagttggagagtCGCGGCGGTGGTGACGAGGGCCGCGGCTCTCACTGGAATCCCCACTCCCAGACGGAGTGGGGGGGTGAACgccactgcctcctcctcctccaggacCTCGACCATGATCATCGAGAGCCCAGAGAAACTTGGGGTGGAAGAAAACAACTTCTTCTTAAAGCGCGCGActtccccctacctggcgcgccagctgTCGAGGGAAGTCCCTCgatagcgggagatcgtgagagccccctttcgtgagttcggccgggggaagaaGCTCGCCTCTTAGAAATCACGTATCCGCCCCTaaggctgctagctagcttgcacacAATcgaattatacaggttcgggccgttgtggagcgtaataccctactcctgtgtttgggattatggttgagtgttacaagggttccttAACTCCGGAGAGCACTCTCGCTCttcttctcctagagttcaggttttctgagagtcgtcccctttttcggtgggcaaggtcctccttttatatctcaaggggataccacatgcaccgcctctacctactcttctttcGGGTGGGAACCCACCCTATCTTGACCGGGACTCGACTCGTGCCTTCGCTTGGAAGCAAAGCCACAGCTTGTCCTTGagtggggcccagcgccgtccctcACCTGACatgggggacagccctgtcattcccccATTAATGgatgaagacttgtggtggccgccgtccgaatgaccctccgatgggacgggtcatacctaccccCACTTCACTGGGAGCAAACGTGACGTGGGAGCTCGGTTGTCGGTCTAGTCAGACGTGACCAGAATCATGACCGGTCACGAACCGGTCATTCTTTGATTATGGCGCGTCAGATTCGCACGCCGCACGTCTGTCTTactgcattaaatgcggcatggGGCAGTTGGGGCGTTGTGTGCATTAATGGAGGCTCAGCCTGGGCCCCCTCCTCGCTCGCTCCCTCCGCCACATGGcggctgggcgagggcctcggggcgaagcGGTGCAAaggcccgaggggcatgacgtggcaccccgaggccccgacCTCCCTCCGGTCGCTCCAGCGATCCGCGGGTTGCGGGGGCAAGACCAGGCTGTAGGGACACGCGGTAGGACAAGAAGGTAGATTCCCCACGCTTCACATACCCCCAGACCCATATCTCCAACATTATCGTAGATTATCAACTTCATTATAgtgataaataaaatattttgagaaataaactaAGCAAATAGCTTAAGTAAGTAATCTAAATATTACAATAgaagaaatatttttaataaaacatatTATTTGAGATGTGGAGCAAATAATCAATTTCAAAGTTCAGCTGTCACTGCTTCTGTACAACAGTGAACGGACATAATCAATCTGAAATTGGCAAACATGTCTGATGCAATGGCCCAGTGACCCCAGTACATGCAAAAACGTACTAGTACGTGCACGAGATATCTTCGATTTAAAGAGCACAAGATATATTCACTGTACTACAAATTAAACAACAGGAGTACGAACAATCGCAACGGAGGGTTTATGTACACATTTTACACATCATGTGAATTACTACAGCCTAACACGTACAGATCGCTATAGTTTCATTTCCACGTATATGACATCTTCCGGTACCTCATACATCACGTACTAACAGTTCACCACGTGCAGCGTATGTATGTCTTTCTTTCCTTCTGAAGACCACCTACCAAACGGTGACTGCATTCATGCTGCCATTTTCGTAGCTACAAATCCAAGCCTCCACTTGTACTGTGATTCGATGCGCAGACCCAAGACGCAAGCAGCAGAGACGAATCAGTACTGGCGGTGACATGTTGGGATGGACCGGCGTGTGTGTTACTTGCTGTTCCTGTTCCTGGGCACCCAGCAGCAGTGCAAGCCGTAGGGCAGCCCGTACGGGAACTTGGCCCGCGCGACCTCCTCGAACGTCTTGCCGTCCAGCACCAGCGCATAGCCCGACCCGTCCTTGGCGCTCACCATCGATATCGCCACGCCTGCCATCAATAACAGAGTTGGTCAAGTTATTACAAACGAAACGAGGCAAAGCCAAGACGTACGTATACGCAGCCAACGAGGAGAGATGGTGACACTaaccgtcgtcttcctcggtGGCGCCGGGGCGTGGCACGAAGAAGGGCTCGGACGGCACGGAGCCCTCCTCGTGCCAGTTCTTGGCCGTCCTCTCCACCAGGTCGACCTTGGTGAGCGTGTTGGGGAAGTTGCACGGCCGGCGGGCGCCGCAGGCGTAGGCGTACCGGTACTCCCTGCCGACGTGCGCCGGGTTGATGCTGCACATGTCCATGCCCCGCCCGTGCTCCTCCGGGTCCAGCGCCGTCTCCAGCTCGCCGAACTGGCTCCCGTCCAGGGGGATCCTGAACCGCCCCACCCTACACATGGTGTTCCCCGTCATCCATCGTGCATACGTGCATGCGTAGCGTAGCAAATTGACGGCGGGACGTCGTCGTGTGGCTCGTGTGTGTACGTACCTGGCGTCGGGGAGGACGTCCTGGCCGCTGGAGGAGCGGAGGTTGTGGAGGCGGAGCTTGTCGAGGATGGCGGTGTTGGCGTTGTGCTCGCAGCAGTCGGCGATGATCGCCGTCACGCGCCCCTCCTCGTCCGTCTCCTCGTACGCGTTGATGAAGTGGAACGTCACGAACGGCGGCACCTCCACGCTCGCCACCTTCGGTTGGCCATCGTCCCGACAAATATCATCATTAGATCACCCAACCAATTAAATAGGCAAAACGGGAACGCACTACGGGCGGCAGCGATTGATGATGGCTTACAATCTTGCCGCTGGCCTTGCACATGACGTGCATGTAGCTGCCGGACTCGAGGTGCCACTCGAACTTGTACAGCGGCGTGGGCTCGGCGCGGAGGAGGTTCTTGGCGCAGTAGCGGAGCGGCATCTCCGGCACGACGACGTAGTGCTCGGTGACGGGGAACGAGTGCACCCACCCTGGCGCCGGCCCGCCGCGGCAGTCCACCCTGCCGACGAACTGCCTCTCGTTGCTACCGGCGTCCATCCTCGCCACCACGTAGCCGGGCCGGATCAGGTCGGGGATCAGCGTCCAGAACTCGGTGTCGGTCACGATCGGGTGCGCCGAGTGGATCAGCCCGCCCAGCTTGTCCGTGTACTGGAACTTGCCGACCGTGTCGAGCGTGTCCGGGTCGACCTGGATGGAGCCCTTGATGGTCTCCGTGAGGCAGAGCACGCGGCCGTCGCCGAGCATGACGACGCCGGTGTTGGAGTTGTCGGTGAGCGACGAGCCCGAGAAGAGGGTCGCCAGCTGGCCGACGTAGGACAGGAAGTTGTCCGGCTTGGGCACCTCCGAGAACTCGCGGTAGCACACCTtgccgtgcgcgcgcgccgccttgTACGCCTCCGACTCGATCTGCCGGTGCGCGCCCACGGCGCGGCCACCGCGGAACGAGACGCGCACCAGCGTCGCGTAGCCGTCGAACAGGTGCCGGAAGCCGTAGTCCCCGAGGTTCCATAGTCCCGGGCCGTTCCTCAGGTACGTGCCATCCTGCAGCAAGTATGCATCGATCCGATCAATCATTTGCAGCACGTCGACAAATCCGTCCACCTCTAATTAACGACCGACAAATTAATCTATCCACGAGCTTACCTCAGAAGATTGCATTTTTAATTAGCTGAAACGATTGTATTATCTATAGCTTAGTGAGTGTAACTACAAAGTTACAACAATATTATACTACATGTACACCTGTATTAATTCCTCAAATCAAGTCACTATCAAAATTGGCAAGAACAGGGATAAGATCACTTGGAGTTAGGGGAGACCAAGGTTTTTGACTTTTGTTTCCAGAGAGTTGCGGGGTGCAACAAAACTGAAACCACAAGACAGTGATGCCATTGTTGTCGCCGATCGAAGCGAGGGGTGAGCAGAGAATCTGGGTATATATGTTGTGTTCCCCGCAAGCATCGTGAGTGCCAAGATGCCATCTCCTTTTCGCTAGGCCAGCATAGGGTAAGTTAGTGTCGCCCTCCTCTTTGTCGATCAAATTACTGAAGATTTGGGTGAGTGCTTCAGCAACTGCTGGCACAGtggaaattaaaaataacaGTCGGCAAGTAATATACCCTGGCGTGTTAGATACTGCTGGTAAAAATATGCTAGGTACGTGGCCAAAGCTGGTACCTTTTTAGGACCCTTCTGGGgctatatgcatatatgtgctCTAGGTCAGCGGTTAGCCTGCACTAATCAAGGAGATGCTACAAGATGAAAATGGTTAGGTTAATTAAAAAGGATTTGTTGCACAGTGATGTGGTCCAGAAAGTGCCTTTCGTATTTCTCAATGTGTGGGAAGATGTTGTGCATGCTTTTTTACTAAGATGTTCAAAAGGATCTTTAGTTTATAGATGATCTCAAGAAAGCACCGTATTATATGTGGATATGGAGTACTGGGAAACCTTTGAATCAAAATAACAGAAAAGATTCGCATTCTTGAATGAAAAATGCACGGCTAGCCTTAGCTTGACCACCGGCAGATCTTATAAAATGCTGAGGTTATGGTGTGTTCATGAATACTTAATTAGGGTGGAGAGAAGGCAAAAGCCAAATCAAGTCATATTTAGGGAGATTTGCAATCAGTAGGAGGCTTAACCCACCAGCCAGAGAGGCAGCTCTCCGTCCACCTCGAGCGCACCCTCCCACCTCTCCTGCCGTACACTCTTCCACGccacgagctcgccgccgccgccgccgccgccacgtccgcCACGGCGCCGCGGGGCGTCGACggggcgggccggcggcgcgacgaccggcgcgggcggcgctgcCTCCGTCACGGCGCTAGCCGCGAGAGGCTGCGCCACGGCCCGCTTGCCCTGGTGCCCCTGGCTGGCCAGGCGGCCCGGCCGGCTCGCGGCGCCTGACAGCGCCGCGGATACGCACAGCGACGACGCCTGCAGCATAGCGGGAGACATGGCCACACCTACGCGAGGGAAATGCACAACGGTGTATATAAAATGGCACTCGATCAATCTTAGCCTCTGCTTTGCGTAGTGCAGAGAGCTCTACGCGCGAGAAGAGACAACAACGAGCGATCAGGAGGAGAGACGGGCGGAGTGGTCACTGTGGTGGCAAGGATGAGAGATTTTGGTTTGGGACGAGAACGTAATCGGGTCAAGGGCGAGTATATATAGGCCACAAGATAGCTAAGCCCAGCCCGGGTGACAGCGGACGTACGTAATGTGGTTGGAATCTCGCCCGGTCGAAATTCCTTGGCGCAAAAGGCCTCGCGCTCTTGTCCGGATTCCGCTGTCACGTTGCGCCCAGCCGCTGAGGCCCCCCCGGCCCTCTCTCCTCTCGCTAGCTTGCTGGTATCCGGTTGGTGGGGCGCGACGCGCGCGCACACCACGGCATCGACTCCTCCACGGCTCCACCTCTCGACCGAGCGAAATCAGGTGTACACTGTACGCTACGTTACGTGGGGCGTGGGCCACTACGCACGTCGTTGTCGCGTCGCacgctgcagcctgcaggagTCATCGCCCCGGGTCAGGCCCGCGCGCTACGTAACGTCCGTACGTACATCATCAGTAGCATGTGTGAGTTGCGATCGCGACTTGGCAGGTCAGGGCGGTGGAAAACCAGTGGCACGGGACGGGGGGATGCAGGTGTGTACGGGTGAAGAGGGTTTTGCGTGCATTCAGAGGTTAATCGAGCCTTGCTGAATGGATCATCCGATCTGATAGTTTCTTTAGGGTGCGCTCTTTTCAGTTTATAAGGGTTAGATTCTCGTTTTCTGTTAGCACGTTTTCAAACcactaaacggtatatttcgtacaaaaactttctataaagaagttgttaaaaaaattcaataaatttattcataaaaaaattatatattaatacttaattaatcatatgttaatcgTATTTCTCATTTTGCGTGCAACTAAACTGTCCACCGCCACTGCACAATCGATCGCACCCCAGTCAGTCAGGTACTCTCGATTTGAACCATTCGATGTTGACAGAAATAAACTATTGTTGTCTAGTGTAGATTGCGTGGAAAATTAATGAGAATTCTGGGATGAATCGACAGTAATTCAAAGCAAACGTTCCCTGAAATAGTATTATATTAGACGGTCTTCCAAGTTTTACTGTAAAATATATGATTGAATACACGTTAAATGTTATATAAATGATGAGCAGATTTAtgttaaaatattgtgaaaagAGAAATTTTACTGTTTCTTGAAAGATAAGAAGAGATACCAAAATTTTTATTGCAAATTTGGTACCTTCAAGTACCGGTGAAATTTGGTACTTCGTCTAGTTAAAATTTTATGTTAGAGACTGTAAATCACTATTGCGAAAAATGATGCTCATATGTTGAGGTTTAAAATGTAATAACTTATAGATGTAGTTGCTATGTTTACATGATGAGCTTTTGATAGtcagtgagttttttttttttttgcgaggaagaCCAGATATATTACTCATTTAAAGCTTGCTCATTCGCAAACTGTGAAATGAGATTACAAGAGCCATCTGGCCAGAAATCAGAAAGAAAATTAGTGCGGCCTCTATTAGCTAAAAAGTGGCTTATGTTATTCTGGCATCGCTGAACTTTCTGAATGCTGACCACTCTATCGCCTGCCAGCAGCTCTTCTATGTCCCTGACAAGGTAAGCAAGCTGGGACATCTCCCTCCCTGGTGACTGGATCATATTGATAGCGACCAAACAATCCGACTCCATAATAAGCGGCAGCAGagtccattgtagagctagatTGATGCCTTCTTTGCAAGCCAAAAGTTCAGCTTCAAGAGGGCTGCTACATCTCTCCATAAAACCGCAGGctgaaaaaaatgacaaaatgaCAGAGCCTAAACTATTCCTGAGAACAGCACCTAGACCTCCAGTTCCTGAGGTTGCATCAAAAGACCCGTCAACATTTAACTTC
Proteins encoded in this window:
- the LOC127770488 gene encoding carotenoid cleavage dioxygenase 8 homolog B, chloroplastic, translating into MSPAMLQASSLCVSAALSGAASRPGRLASQGHQGKRAVAQPLAASAVTEAAPPAPVVAPPARPVDAPRRRGGRGGGGGGGELVAWKSVRQERWEGALEVDGELPLWLDGTYLRNGPGLWNLGDYGFRHLFDGYATLVRVSFRGGRAVGAHRQIESEAYKAARAHGKVCYREFSEVPKPDNFLSYVGQLATLFSGSSLTDNSNTGVVMLGDGRVLCLTETIKGSIQVDPDTLDTVGKFQYTDKLGGLIHSAHPIVTDTEFWTLIPDLIRPGYVVARMDAGSNERQFVGRVDCRGGPAPGWVHSFPVTEHYVVVPEMPLRYCAKNLLRAEPTPLYKFEWHLESGSYMHVMCKASGKIVASVEVPPFVTFHFINAYEETDEEGRVTAIIADCCEHNANTAILDKLRLHNLRSSSGQDVLPDARVGRFRIPLDGSQFGELETALDPEEHGRGMDMCSINPAHVGREYRYAYACGARRPCNFPNTLTKVDLVERTAKNWHEEGSVPSEPFFVPRPGATEEDDGVAISMVSAKDGSGYALVLDGKTFEEVARAKFPYGLPYGLHCCWVPRNRNSK